One region of Etheostoma spectabile isolate EspeVRDwgs_2016 chromosome 21, UIUC_Espe_1.0, whole genome shotgun sequence genomic DNA includes:
- the LOC116671741 gene encoding tripartite motif-containing protein 35: MSAPAPEPVRIEKVLKEHLDDLSEDELRDFQWYVTLHRGTDSKPVPKSQLQNASRTETVDKLVSFHGESGAVEITVDILMNHMNHNDLATRLTQALAGRNVEQQLHEPLSSAVRDTQRVSDLTITQDLTCSVCLDIFTEPVMLQCGHSFCRTCVHNKEKGKISPKCPLCNKVIQIDFKPQINYNLKSLSENYRRGRGGGHRNEVYQTPSRSITEKREAFEKVKEFCDSSIEQIKTQRHYAKKKITDDFEKLHLVLKREQETSIAELEEEATQKIGMMQKITELSRDTFSLSVTIKDLHDLGADNSLLQNFRTEMERAQNVLPDPQLLPQPLINVSKHVENLQCRVLEKMLSNAKSSSECILTFISTCPEQNRTNYVQDYMLNEGITEYSPIQPLPSDSDTDEDEDNEGPRFLDNNYKDNEGPRVLDHEDNEGPPDFLLTDVEELELYFEDDLYC; the protein is encoded by the exons ATGTCTGCACCTGCACCTGAACCTGTGCGAATTGAGAAAGTCCTGAAAGAACACCTGGACGATCTGAGTGAAGACGAGCTCAGGGATTTTCAGTGGTATGTGACATTGCATCGGGGAACTGACAGTAAACCCGTCCCGAAGAGCCAGCTGCAAAACGCTTCCAGAACGGAAACTGTGGATAAACTCGTGTCTTTTCACGGGGAAAGCGGCGCTGTGGAGATCACAGTGGACATCCTCATGAATCACATGAATCACAATGACCTGGCAACAAGGTTAACTCAAG CCTTAGCAGGCCGAAACGTGGAGCAGCAATTACATGAACCGTTGTCCTCCGCTGTGAGAGACACTCAGAGAGTTTCAGATTTGACTATCACTCAGGATCTTACCTGTTCAGTTTGCCTAGACATTTTCACTGAGCCTGTGATGCTGCAGTGTGGACACAGCTTCTGCAGGACCTGTGTGCACAATAAGGAGAAGGGGAAAATCTCTCCAAAATGCCCACTTTGTAACAAAGTTATACAAATTGACTTTAAACCTCAAATTAATTATAATCTGAAGAGTTTGAGTGAAAACtacagaagaggaagaggaggaggacacagAAATGAAGTATATCAG ACTCCTTCCAGGTCCATCACAGAGAAGCGGGAAGCTTTTGAAAAGGTCAAAGAATTTTGTGATTCATCCATTGAGCAGATTAAG ACTCAGAGACACTACGCAAAGAAGAAGATTACGGACGACTTTGAGAAGCTTCATCTCGTCCTCAAGAGAGAGCAAGAAACCAGCATAGCTGAATTAGAAGAAGAAGCGACTCAGAAGATTGGTATGATGCAGAAGATAACAGAGCTCAGCAGAGACACTTTCTCGCTCTCTGTCACTATAAAAGATCTGCACGATTTAGGGGCTGACAACTCGCTCCTACAG AACTTTAGGACTGAAATGGAACG AGCTCAGAACGTACTGCCAGATCCACAGCTACTTCCACAACCACTGATAAATGTTTCCAAACATGTGGAAAACCTTCAGTGCAGAGTCTTGGAGAAGATGTTGAGCAACGCAAAATCCT CCTCTGAATGCATACTTACATTCATAAGTACATGTCCAGAGCAAAATAGAACAAACTATGTTCAGGATTACATGCTCAATGAAGGCATTACTGAATACAGCCCAATCCAACCACTTCCCTCGGACTCGGACACGGATGAGGACGAGGACAACGAAGGTCCTCGTTTTCTGGACAACAACTACAAGGACAACGAAGGTCCTCGTGTTCTGGACCACGAGGACAACGAAGGTCCTCCAGATTTTCTGCTGACGGATGTGGAAGAGTTGGAGCTTTATTTCGAGGATGACTTATACTGTTGA